One window of Flavobacteriales bacterium genomic DNA carries:
- a CDS encoding sigma-54-dependent Fis family transcriptional regulator, with amino-acid sequence MKKIPAEALIVDDDPDVLTSLKLFLKQHLETVHCEQDSSRLNEYLNSGSVDLILLDMNFRSGEDDGREGMYWLQRIMEVRPNSVVILMTAYGEVELAVKAIKLGAFDFILKPFKNEKLLATLQAGLRLSRTQKEVDQLKTVSQVLSEDNTSGREAFLGDSLPMKKVFDTIEKVAKTDANVLILGENGTGKEMAAKAVHRASDRHDQPFISVDPGSLNENLFESELFGHVKGAFTDAKENKVGRFELAHGGTLFLDEIGNLAPPLQAKLLSALQNREVTRIGSSKKIKVNIRLVSATNMPLYEMAGMDEFRQDLLYRINTVEVRIPALRERLSDLPLLVDHFLERFSKRYHKPKPELSKEAWDKLKSYSWPGNVRELQHTLERVLILHEGQRLETRDFQLTNRAADTSEDEVLNLMAMEGRLIERALEKHQGNISKAAQELGITRAALYRRLDKHDLQ; translated from the coding sequence ATGAAGAAAATCCCTGCTGAGGCCTTAATCGTCGACGACGATCCGGACGTATTAACATCATTGAAATTGTTCTTAAAGCAGCATCTGGAAACGGTGCATTGCGAGCAAGATTCGAGCCGATTGAACGAGTACCTGAACTCGGGTTCGGTCGATTTGATTTTACTCGACATGAACTTCAGATCGGGAGAAGATGACGGACGCGAAGGTATGTACTGGCTTCAACGCATCATGGAGGTACGGCCGAATAGCGTGGTGATCCTCATGACCGCCTACGGAGAGGTAGAGTTGGCCGTAAAGGCGATAAAACTCGGGGCATTCGACTTCATTTTGAAGCCGTTCAAGAACGAAAAGCTGCTGGCCACGCTTCAGGCGGGGTTACGACTGAGTCGCACTCAAAAGGAAGTGGATCAGCTCAAAACGGTGAGTCAAGTCCTGAGCGAAGACAACACATCGGGCCGGGAAGCATTTCTGGGTGATTCCCTGCCCATGAAAAAGGTGTTCGATACTATTGAAAAAGTGGCAAAAACAGATGCCAATGTGTTGATCCTCGGAGAAAACGGAACGGGTAAAGAAATGGCGGCAAAAGCGGTGCATCGGGCATCGGACCGACACGACCAACCGTTTATTTCAGTCGACCCGGGGTCCTTGAACGAGAATCTATTCGAGAGTGAACTCTTTGGTCATGTGAAAGGGGCCTTTACCGATGCCAAGGAGAATAAAGTGGGCCGATTCGAACTGGCGCATGGCGGAACACTTTTTCTCGATGAGATCGGCAACCTTGCCCCGCCACTTCAGGCCAAGTTATTGAGCGCGTTGCAAAATCGTGAGGTAACGCGCATAGGAAGCTCTAAAAAGATAAAGGTCAATATCCGCTTGGTTTCGGCCACCAATATGCCTTTGTATGAAATGGCCGGGATGGATGAATTTCGGCAAGACCTGCTCTATCGCATCAATACGGTAGAGGTGCGCATACCCGCTTTGCGCGAACGTTTGAGCGATCTCCCGCTGTTGGTCGATCATTTTCTCGAAAGGTTTTCCAAAAGGTACCACAAACCAAAACCCGAGCTGAGCAAGGAAGCCTGGGATAAGCTTAAGTCGTACTCCTGGCCGGGCAATGTGCGCGAATTGCAGCACACACTGGAAAGAGTGCTCATTTTACACGAAGGGCAGCGGCTCGAGACCCGCGACTTTCAGCTGACCAACAGAGCGGCAGATACCTCTGAAGACGAGGTGCTGAACCTCATGGCCATGGAGGGAAGACTCATAGAGCGCGCCTTGGAAAAACACCAAGGCAACATAAGTAAGGCCGCACAAGAATTGGGCATTACCCGTGCCGCATTATATCGTAGATTAGACAAGCATGACCTTCAATAA
- a CDS encoding efflux RND transporter periplasmic adaptor subunit has product MDRVIQKKKWPLKRILLFIGIASGVLLLVYLLFISTNDRTLSIDRDRTSIATVERGMFFDNIPISGNVEPLKTIFITASEGGNVEEIFVEDGSMVTRGTPLMRLSNANLMLDFMNRETQIIEQINNLRTTRLTIEQNKRSLNDQLIDIDYQLKVAERQFRMDSTLYKDEVIADNQFQAALNNSEYLRQKRAFTKQNIDREEAIQESQLLRIDQSIELMERNLEAIRQNLENLTIKAPIDGQLTGFNHYLGETKQRGESLGQVDVTDGFLVRCNIDEYYLNRVRVGQTCTFPFGGRTHDLVVIKVLPQVSNGQFQVEMNFPDSMPSGIRRGQTLQIRLSLSTETEAIMVERGGFYRSTGGHWVFVPDNESSASRRDVELGRQNTDYIEVLSGLEPGEQIVTSSYANYGEAERLEFK; this is encoded by the coding sequence ATGGATAGAGTCATACAAAAGAAAAAATGGCCGCTTAAGCGGATCTTACTTTTCATCGGTATCGCATCGGGGGTCTTGTTGTTGGTCTACCTTCTATTCATCAGCACCAATGACAGAACACTTAGTATAGACCGCGACAGGACCTCCATTGCGACCGTTGAAAGGGGTATGTTCTTCGATAATATTCCGATCAGCGGAAATGTAGAGCCCCTCAAAACGATCTTCATCACAGCTTCGGAGGGTGGTAATGTGGAGGAGATATTCGTTGAAGACGGTTCTATGGTAACACGGGGCACTCCGCTAATGCGCCTGAGTAACGCGAATTTGATGCTCGACTTTATGAATCGCGAAACGCAGATCATAGAGCAAATCAACAATCTGCGAACGACTCGCCTAACGATCGAGCAAAACAAGCGCTCTCTCAACGATCAGTTGATCGACATCGACTACCAGTTAAAAGTGGCCGAACGTCAGTTTCGGATGGACAGCACCCTGTATAAAGACGAGGTAATTGCCGACAATCAGTTTCAGGCTGCGTTGAACAATAGTGAGTACCTCAGACAAAAAAGGGCGTTCACAAAACAGAACATCGATAGGGAAGAGGCTATCCAGGAATCTCAATTGCTCCGCATAGACCAGAGTATCGAACTCATGGAGCGCAACCTAGAGGCCATTCGTCAAAATTTGGAGAATCTGACCATCAAGGCCCCGATCGACGGACAGCTGACCGGTTTTAATCATTACCTCGGCGAAACCAAACAGCGGGGTGAATCTTTGGGTCAGGTGGATGTTACTGACGGATTCCTAGTGCGGTGTAATATCGACGAGTACTACCTGAACCGGGTGCGCGTGGGTCAAACCTGTACCTTCCCCTTTGGCGGTCGAACTCACGACCTCGTGGTAATCAAGGTATTACCGCAAGTCTCGAACGGACAATTCCAGGTCGAAATGAACTTCCCCGACTCCATGCCTTCAGGTATCCGGCGCGGCCAAACCCTGCAAATTCGCCTATCGCTAAGCACCGAAACAGAAGCCATCATGGTGGAACGCGGTGGTTTTTACCGGAGCACCGGCGGTCATTGGGTGTTCGTACCGGATAATGAAAGTAGCGCCTCGCGGCGCGATGTGGAACTGGGTCGCCAAAATACCGACTATATCGAAGTGTTGAGCGGCTTGGAACCGGGTGAGCAAATTGTGACGAGCTCATATGCTAACTACGGAGAGGCTGAACGCCTCGAGTTCAAGTAG
- a CDS encoding ABC transporter ATP-binding protein has protein sequence MIDIKNLKKTYRTDEIETTALNSINVGIEEGEFVAIMGPSGCGKSTFLNVLGLLDTPDAGTYTFNGQEMTKLGERQRSNVRKNNIGFVFQSFNLIDELSVFENIELPLIYLKTPAAERKERVDRMMDRMGIGHRAKHYPQQLSGGQQQRVAVARALIAYPKIILADEPTGNLDSAHGNEVMDLLSELRQAGTTIVMVTHSPHDAGYASRIIRLLDGEVIAENSGKTAEEIL, from the coding sequence TTGATCGACATCAAAAACCTTAAGAAGACCTATCGGACCGACGAGATCGAGACGACGGCCTTGAACTCCATCAATGTTGGTATTGAAGAAGGCGAATTCGTGGCCATCATGGGACCATCCGGGTGCGGTAAATCGACCTTTTTGAACGTGCTTGGACTGCTCGATACGCCCGATGCCGGGACCTACACCTTTAACGGTCAGGAGATGACCAAGCTTGGAGAGCGCCAGCGTTCGAATGTGCGTAAGAATAACATCGGATTCGTGTTTCAGAGCTTTAACCTGATCGATGAACTGAGCGTGTTCGAGAATATCGAACTTCCATTGATCTATTTGAAGACTCCGGCCGCAGAACGTAAAGAGCGCGTTGATCGAATGATGGATCGAATGGGTATTGGCCACCGCGCCAAACATTACCCTCAGCAGCTTTCGGGCGGACAACAACAGCGGGTTGCCGTGGCTCGTGCTTTGATCGCCTATCCAAAGATCATTTTGGCCGATGAGCCTACCGGAAATCTCGACTCAGCCCATGGTAACGAAGTCATGGACTTGCTTAGCGAACTCCGTCAAGCCGGAACCACCATCGTCATGGTAACGCACTCGCCCCACGATGCCGGTTATGCTTCTCGCATCATTCGCTTGCTCGATGGTGAGGTGATCGCGGAAAACAGTGGGAAGACCGCCGAAGAGATCTTGTGA